TTTCAGAAGAAACACATATGCTGCAAGAACATGACATACTGAAATCCTATCCAATTTGTGGCAAGGAAGTTCCTCGTCGATATTGGGTGGGGAAATTGTTATTTTTGGATACGTATATTTTTTAAGGATAACAAAGAAAACAACATATTTTTTATTGGATACCAGTAATTTTAGAAAGTCTTTAGTATAAAAAATCAAACCACATTTCACTCAGAACCCAAGCTTGTCAAAGCTAGTACTTTTTGACTAAGTTTATCATGTCATGTATCCTGAGTGCAATGGCAGTTGGCATAGCTGACAGTTAAAACTAACATCAGTGGCTGTTGTATGTGATTTAGTACTTTATGAAGTTAGTGTTCTGCATTAAATGTGTCATTTGATTTTAGACCATGTAGCTATCGGATATGCTTGATTTACTCTAGTTATATTCATGCCTTTGCATGGAACTACTTCTATTATTTGGAGGAAAATTTTTTTATGGTGAATTATATATACACCTTCTCTAGTTCATTTATATTCCATGTACCCTGCACCTTTTTCCCAATTCAACACCTTTGTCCATCAAATGATTACATTATATGCAAGCACCTTGTTGATAATGATTATTCCATGTAGCCCCATTTTTCCACACTAAATAAGTCACATGATGGGCTAAAATGGAGATTTTTTTAAAGATGAGGTATACTTGGAATATCAATAAACTAGAGGGTGTGTACAATCAATTTACCCCAAAACTTTATGTAGACGTTTGGAGGTCCAAATTTATGTGTCTTGCATGATTGTTATGTAGGCATTCCCTTTGGACCAATCTgaaagaaattcaaaaaatactGATTAATCGATCCTATAATGATCAATCATGCAACATAAAACTTAATGCAATAGATGTAAAACCAGACCTACTTTAACCAAAACTGATGAGTTCTTAAGCTTGTCAATGGCAGACAGACCTGTCTTATTGTGAATTTACATATCAATGAGATGGATCATCTTAGGAGTTGCTATCGGTACTTGAAAAGAAATGTGTGCACAAACAGGTCATATTATACAGTCCCAAATAGGTACATCATAGTTAGAAGATTCTCTCTCTAATCTCTGTACATTTGGCAGATATTTTGTCGAGGGAGTAAAGATCATTCAAGAGGCTTCAGGTACTTGAAACTTCCAACTttagcttctttttttttttcattatcaaaccatttctttttctataCACATTCTCATTTTATGAAAGTGAGTcttggcacaacggtaaagttgttgtcatatgatcttgaggtcacgggttcgagtcgtaaaaacaacctcttgcaaaaaaaaatGCTAAGGTAAGGTTGTGTACAATTGACCCAATGTGGTCCGACTCTTTCTTAGGATCCCACACtggcaggagcttcgtgcactagGTTACCCTTACACATTTCCATTTTTATATAGGGATGTAATCGAGTTTAGCTAAATCGAGCCGAGCTTGACTGTGTTCAAGTTTGTTCATTTACTTATGAGGAgcttgttaattaaaattcttattGAGTTCAAGCTCTGTCTCATCTATTGGGAAAAGACTTGATTGTTGTTCTTGTTGTTGTATTGGGCTCAAGCTGAATTCTAGCCTTTTGTCAAGCTCAACTAGAGATGCTATTGtccatataatttaattaaaatatttcattATCAGCAGTGTGTGCATCTACCCATACCTAtgactaataacatgatcttatcTTTATTAGTTCATTATCAGCAGTGAGAATTTCCATGGTTGCCCAAAAGATTTTTAGGTTATAATCGTCTTTCAGATAGATCAAACAAAACAAGGCAGTGAGTTTTTTTTACTAACATTTTTAATCATGTCGTAACAGTTGTGGCCTATGGGTTTTATTCCACTCCCTTTCTGTTCGAGTTGCAGATGGCGAAAGCCAATTGGTTTTTACTGCAATACGTGACTTCATCCAAAACTTCTTTGTTTGTGATGATTGCCGTAGGCATTTTTCCGAAATGGCTTCACGGTACTTGAACATTCACATTTTTTTTCTTCACATCTATCTTAACAATGTCTGACATGGGACAGTTTGCAGTGTTTCAGCACCCTTCAACACCACTCGCGACTTGAGCATTTGGCTATGGAAAGCACATAACGAAGTCAACGAACGACTCGTGATAGACCCAAGATTTCCCAAAATAATATGGCCGCCAAATCAGCTTTGTCCATCATGTTACACTTCTTCAAGCGTGAAAAATAGCAGCAACAAGCAAATAATCTGGAACGAGGATGAGGTGTATAAATTTCTGGTGCACTATTACGGGAGGATGCTCGTATCATCTTACAAAGACACAACTCTGAGTCAAAACAAGGATGGTGACGAGTCGAATGACACTGCAGCCTCAAGCAATGCAGTCGCAGTACCCATCGGGGCTGCACTGGCCATTGCTCTCGCCAGTTGCACATTTGGAGCCTTGGCTTGCTTCTGGAGAGCCaagcagaagaaaaagaagtaTTTACACCAACTTCGTTCTTTTAAAGAAGTATGATCCTTAGGACGCAAATCACATCATTCCATCTAATGTTCATTTTGGCTGGAAAAGatgctttttttttcttctcgccTTTGTAATGCTTTTAGGAATAGGAAAAGTTTGGAAGAGATGCATGAAGTTATCAATGTACAGAGGAAAGGGATAGAAAGTGTGTAGGAATACTTTGTTTACTTATTATCCGATGCTATTGCTTTTATTTAAATTACTGTAGTTGCAAAGAAAAAATATTGAATCAGCATGGGCTGACATTGTCTGCATGCTCTTTCGACAATCAAGTCAATAAAAGAACAGAGATGGAGTCTCACGAACACGAGAGAGTGTCAAAAGCTCAAGAAAAAGATGAAGAAGAGTAGCCCTTACGAAATCATACCTTTGGCTACTTTCGTGCGATATTATATAGGCGACCACAAAACTAATGGCTAATTTGATCTAGCCATTAGTCCGACGTGGCTTTCCCAAAGAGCGACTCTGATGGGGGAAGCTAGGGCCTTGATGGGCCTCCATTGTCGTGAGTGGCATCGACCAAGTGAACCTGGTTGTAATAGGATGACGACCCGGACGACATCAGACAGGATTTGAAAAGATAGAGGAggatattttgttttgttttgttttgttttgtttgattGTGTTCGAAGAATGGGAATGAAAATGAGAATGGAATTAAATGCATGACAGCTCAAGAAGTAATGAAATACACAGCAAGTGACAAAATCAAGGGAGTCGAAGATTTTATTGAACAAAGCGAAGCAACATGCCCATTCTTTATTCAATAAAGATGCCCTCTCTAAATTATCTTGGGATTTTTTCTATAcatttgtattttttaaaaaaatataaaaacattatttTCAAGTCGATATTGAAGAAGGAATTAAACATCAATCCAATAAGATCACTAACTGGCTTATTAGTTTATTCCTTTCAACGAACTTAGGGAATTGTTCTCAAAGGGTGagaatgaaaatgaaattgaatctgaattaaattttataaaaaaaatctcaatttctaataataataataatattattattattattcgacTTGAAAGTGGTAAAGAAAACGTGATGGTCCTCAAAAGGCGAACCCATGGAAGCCTCGTGTTCCGGAGTGCCGAGTTAATTAACTACCCGGCAATGCAAAGTTGCAAACATCATAAtaaatagatttttaatttaaataaacaaCTTATGAAACGTCTCTTTTGTAGCAAAGAGACAAAGGCAAAAGGTTATTCTATATATAATCTGTCTTTCAATTTTTAtataataaagaaatttaattataTGAATAGACTAATTTAGAAGATAATTAATTCGGTCCTATAAACAATTTTCATCAGTTATCATAATAAATCCAGAAAGTAATATCAAACACTCCATGTTTATAATCTCCCAGTAAATAAATACTTTCTGAGCAGGATTCGACCCATTATCTTTCTATTTGTCACCACAATATCTTACCCCGGGCCATACAAAGATAAATCGAATACTTTCTGGAGATTCAATAATAAAATGAAACTTTTTTTTACTCTCTTGAGATGGATAATTTGACCACAAAAGCTCCTTAATTCTACTTCTCTCACAAATTCTATTTAAATTTATTCTTAATGAAAAAGAATGGTGATACACTtgcgtgtgtgtatatatatatatatatatatattaagtaaAGAGCACTGCCTTTATGTGCTCATTTGTTGTTTCATTGTTTTGAAGACCTTTCTCTCTCCTGTTTTTTCCATGTAAAACTAAAAATATTATGTCCCTTTCTGGCCTTCCTTTCACTTCCATCCTCCCTTCCCTTTACTTACCCCTCTAGTAAACAGTTCCTAGCAAAGAGGACAAACCCTCTGCCAAAAAACAAGGGAGGACTGGGCcatctctttttattttctttcactCTCATAGCCACATCTGTTCTTAACCTTTTCTATTTTTATCCAAAGGTCAAGGTCTTCTGCCttagattaaaataattattcgAAAAAATAATTCTACCAATTACAGAATGCACTAAAttcttcaaaagaaaaaaaaaacaatttactCAACATAATATTGTTTGAAATGAAGATACTTTAAACAGATAGATAAATTTGTACTACTGAACCTTTTACAGAAATTTCTATAGACCTGACTTATTCATAGCTTAGAATTTTGATAGACTAGTGAAAAGAAAGGCTAACAAAAATACATTTGTTCTAGAATTATTATAATGATAGACGTTAAATCACATCATGTCTTCTTCTCTTTCCTGCTGGTAACATTTGTTTTGGCCGTTGGATGGCTTTTCACTGCCAGAATGTTGAGGCAGCCGAGCTTCCTCCTCACTCTCACTATAtaaccgagaggaagaaggatgcAGCAGAGCAGAAGACAAAATTAATTTTGCaggagaagagaggaaagaagaaaGCAGTGAGGCGAGCCATGAGCAAAGCTGAAGACTTTAAGCTCTTCAAAATCCAGGCATCCCCATTTCCTTtccctcttttcttttctcttcttttcttttttgtttttcttgaaaAATATTATTGTGCAAGCCAAGTTTTGAAGGCAACTGAGAGTTTCCTTTTGGCTGGGCTCGCCTTCTTGCAGACTGTGGTCCTCAAAGTGCACATACATTGTGATGGATGCAAGCAAGAGGTCAAGAAGCTACTTCAGAAAATTGAAGGTTGATTTTCCCCTCTGTTTTCTTCAATGATCAAGAGTTTATTCTTCTTTAAACAAGTTGTCTTGCTtggttctttctttttcttctttcttttttcttttcccaATTTCCCTTTGCTGGATCTTTGCATTGGTAGCTCATCTCCACTTACTTTGTTGGAAAATCCACAGTTCTGGCTTATCACGCTTCAAGTTTTTTCTTTTCAAAGAGAGGTATATTGAATAATAGTTTACCATCAAGAATATACTGCTCAGCTTTTGATCAATAGGCTTGTGTTTTGATTTATCCTTTGACTGTCTGCTTGGGATTTCATGTCCTGAAACGCGTAGATCTGCTAAAATCAAATTGAGCTTTCTCACCTCATTTTTCCTCCTCGATCAGGAATATACACTGTCATCATAGACGCAGAGCAGCAAAAGGTCACGGTCGCAGGGGATGTGGACTCCGGCACCCTGATCAAGAAGCTGGCCAGGTCAGGGAAGCATGCAGAGCTCTGGCCTCACAAGTCCACCAGCCAAAGCAACAGGCCCAGCCACCCACAGCACCAGCAGCAGCACCTGCAGCAACATCAAGCCAAGGatgggaagaagaagaacaacaacTGGAACAAAGGCCAAAGCGACCAAGCCCTCATCCAAGGCCTCAAGGCCTTCAAGCACCAGCACAGCACGGCTGACTCCTTCAGTTCAGACAATGAAGACTTGGAAAGGGACGACTTTGACGatgaggatgaagatgatgaGAATCTGGGCCTTGATCTATTGAAGAAGCTGAAGCTGCCCAATAATGCTGCGGGTGCCAAGAAAACTCTGCACACTGGTGGGAATGGTAACAAAAGGCCTGGGGAAACTTATCCCAATCGACCTACTGGATCGCAGTACTCAAATATGCCACAGGCAAAGGGATTAAATGCTGCACAACCAAACAACAGAATGGCTAATAATGGCCTCATGGGCCTAGCAGCTCTGCAAGGACATGGTCTCCAGGCTCAGCACCAGCTGGGTGCAAACTTTTCCACAGGTTTCCCAACTGCTGGAAATCACCAAGCACCTCTGATGGTGAACTTGCAGGGCCAGGGGTATCAAAACCAACCATCCTCCATGATGACGAACTCGAGGGGGATGAACAACCCCATGGCCAACATCAACAACAGCAGCATGCTGATGAACGAGAGCAGGTTCATGCAACCCCAAGTGATGTACAATAGGTCTCCACACATACCCCCCTACACCGGCTACTACTACCCATGTCCTTACTACCAAAGTCTGTACTATAACCATCATCCAGAGACCGGGGGAGGAGTAGGCCATGGCGATCATCATCCTCTCAGCGATGAATGCAGCAGCGGTTGTGTGGTAATGTAATGTCATTATTGCTGTAGGGGAATGTGATGAAGTGTGCACTGTTTCTCGTCACTTGGCTTTTGTTTTCTGCTAGGGGGAAGGGAAAAAAAAGTAAGTCCTAATGACTTCAGTGTGGGGACTGTGTTTGACACTCGATGCCAGTGCAGAATATTTACTTCATGCAGCTATTGATGCATTGCCATCCTGTCTTACTCATCCGTCTGTATTAACGCTTGCCACTATGCTTAATTGATGTGGGGTTTTAGCTTTGAAGTCTGTCTTGGTGCATACCTGTTAGGGATGAGTTTTGAATTGATTGTTTATGACAGGGTTGGAGTCCAACTTGGGTTTACTGGCAGGCTTCCTCGCATGCTTTTGGTACAAGGTTATGATGGCAGGAGGAGGAAGGCAGCTGCATCACCCTAATCTGGCTCACTTTAACGAAGGATAATTTACCTTAGTGGATAAGATAATGAATCCTGAGAACAACAGAATAAAGGATTAGTTTGCAGAAAAGAAAAGCAGTGAACTGCAAGTAATTAGTCTTAAAGGATAATGCATTTTGATGGCAATAGCATAAAGCAATAGAGAAACTATTCATATAAAATAGTCATTAGCGCATGGGCGGGGTTTAAAATGCATGGCAACACATGTCTTGTTCATGGAGAGACAAACATGATTGAGGGGAGTGAACTTTTGAAAATGTGTTTACAGAAAGAAATGAAAGCCCTTTCCATGGTCAACAAGTTTCACAGGAAAAGAAGCGTTGGTAAAGTTTAACCATCCTGAGAAGGGTCACTTGGGACTGGGCACCACAAGGAGCTATGAAAGAGATGCAAAGGCTGGGCTCCAGCAACCATGTGAGAGAGAAAAAGGGGATGGCAGTGCAGAGTGTGGCAATATATGGtgctgagagagagagagagatctacATGCGAAGCCAAAACAAGGAGTAGAGCATGCAGGCAAAAGGTGCGAGAGTGCAGAGCACTAGGTAACACAAAACCTCTTTGCTAGTTTCTCAGCTTTAAGTACAACTGATTTGTTGGGAAGTGGGCTGCTTGAAAGAACTAAACCAATTTAGGATCCATTTTCATGATGCTTTTTCCTCACCTTTCTATCTCTTTCTTGCATGTTTCTGTGTCATGTCTTGAATGGGGAGCAGAGGCCCATCTGCTACTTGAGTTGTTTCTTTGAGCAGATGTGGATGACAAACTTTCTGACTCGTGTCACGCTTGTTATTCGCTTGACCGACATCCACATCGCATCCattgtaaataaaaataaaaataaaagttcaTACAGCAAAACCTAAGCAAATCATTATTAACTTTAGTTAATATAATATCAAAAGAAGACACTACAACTTAACCTGTCCTACTCTACGTAGGTGCACTACAAAACGCATGGCAATGGTAGAAGTGAATCTTCGATTGCAATAGAAAGTCTTCGACTGCAATAGTTGAACTATAAACACATTGAACACTGCCTATATAATACTTAGGTTGGACAGATCTAAACTAGCCATTGTAAGATTCGACTGAGCTAATCTGATAATTTATCAAGTTCATTGAATTTATTTGGACATGTCAGACATAAATTTAACTAACCTTCAAATAAAGTCTAACCAACCTTTGAATACTTTTTTAATCTAGAAATAATTCTCCACAATTTCAACTAAATCAaatctaaaagaaaataagaattaTTGCTCAGATGACATGCTTTCAATAAAGATGCAGTCATGATTGAACATTTACCTCAGTATTATATATGTCATCCTTTTTTAACAGGTTAAACATGagctatttttttaatttaatatatgaaTTGAGTGAAAGTCAACTGGCAACAAGGTATCGTGATTATGAAGTCCAAACCTCTCATTGTGGCGTTGTTTACATCTTCTAGTGCTGATGCAGACTCACTAAGGTAAGTTCACCCTGGACACATTGTTTACATCTTCTAGTGTCGATGTATATGTCCATTCCTAACTCAGATTCAATCCAACACACGATTGGACTCAATCTCTAAGTTTGATTCTCTATACCAATTAGGACCAAGTTAAAGCCCACACTCAGTGCCAAACTAAGTCAGTTCACCTAGTTGATTTGGATCCGAATTCTTATTGGATTTACAAACAACAATCTCCCTACTTCTCCATGCCTTCCCAAAGCATCGGAGTCGTCCGAAGGGGAGGTGTTGAAGAACATTGTTGTGACTAAGCAAAACCCTGAGGATGAGGTCTTAACACTAGGGAGAGATAAAAAAGGCTCATGGTTCTCTCATTTCAGATGAAAAGAGAGCCAAAAAGTTCACAAGGCACAACCGTAAAAAGTTAGTGCAAAGTCCACGCCAACTAGTCAATCAAACGGCCAAAGCAACAAAATGACAATCCACATGACTTCAATAGAACCACCCATCAAGCGAAAGCACAACAATCAGATGAAGTAAACAGCGAATTTGATACCGCAAATCAACAAACACTGGCAATATGGGCATCAATGACATCTTCAAAAATCATGATACCTTTACAAAGTACACAAATCACACAATTTACATCGCAAAAAGATGAATAATAATTATTGATAATATGATTAAAAAGAATAGCAATCAAGAAAACCTCACCTCAACCATGTTTGTAGCTAATCACCGCTGCCCATTGCACTGATTCACTCAAGTAGCTCAGTCAAATCCATGACACCTTCACTACTAGGAACCCACCTGTTCATCATGACACGAAAGGTAGGCACACAGTTGAAGTCCTCAGCCTTCTAACGGCCAGGAACTGTAGAATTGGTCAGATCTTCATCCCTcattttggatatttttataaTATCTTTTAATGCAGTTTAGCAAAAACAAGCCAATTTCAAAATAAACAAATCAATTTCTTGACATCTGAAATCCAGATTTTAATGATTTCCTCAACAGTTATCAAGCTTCTAAAATGTGTTTAAGCACATTACAGTTTTGGAGAGAGGAAAAGGTAGAGCTGTCAATACCAAACCGAACGATCATGGATCAAAAAGTATAATAAAAATGGAAGAATCCCTTCCGTTCGTGGTGGAATTCACCAACAAAAGATGTCATAAGCCAAGCCACACAAGCTTTGTATTGTCATACTAAAAAATCAAAGAAATTTTGATTCACGCAACCACAAACCAAAGCAGACCGCAACACGATTATAATATTGATTAACCGCTAACTTCTTCAATTAACAAATCGCGTTTATCTATTTAATTGACCGAGTCGCGTATTCCCACCACGCCGCTACCTAACCGAGTCGCCAGGTGGTGGCACGAGTGAGGCCAGCACGCGGAGACTTAAAAGCACACTACAAACTCCAACACACGCGCTGGTCACGTGTTATATAGCTTTTTGACCTTTCTCAGTGCCTCTTTAATTTGAGTAACAAATAATCTCTCGATATGTATTTaggattaatataatttttttttcctctagCAAAAATGGATGGGGATTAGAGATCGAGGAAAAAATCTCCGCCGTCCAATTGTGACTCCCAAAGAGGAAGATCATCGAAGCCGATGAAGTCGTCGCCAAGCTCGCCGACGAGGAACGGCGCGTCGACGGCGTCGAGCCCGACGAGGTCCGCACCTGCGAAGAGCTCCTCGATGTACCTCTCTTCCTCCGCTTCCAGTGTGGTGCGCTTCTCAGCCGGAGCTAGAACCGACGATGGCGACCGGTCGGAGATGTGGAATGACACAGCGGAGTCCTCGGTTGCCAGTCGGGGCTTGGACTGCCGGAGGCGCTTCTCCTCGTCGAGCCTGGCCGCTGCGGCTCGGTAAGCGGCCGCAGCCTCCTCGGAGGTGGCGAAGGTGCCGAGCCAGAGTCGGGCGCGGCGGA
This genomic stretch from Zingiber officinale cultivar Zhangliang chromosome 7A, Zo_v1.1, whole genome shotgun sequence harbors:
- the LOC122002243 gene encoding heavy metal-associated isoprenylated plant protein 37-like, giving the protein MAFHCQNVEAAELPPHSHYITERKKDAAEQKTKLILQEKRGKKKAVRRAMSKAEDFKLFKIQTVVLKVHIHCDGCKQEVKKLLQKIEGIYTVIIDAEQQKVTVAGDVDSGTLIKKLARSGKHAELWPHKSTSQSNRPSHPQHQQQHLQQHQAKDGKKKNNNWNKGQSDQALIQGLKAFKHQHSTADSFSSDNEDLERDDFDDEDEDDENLGLDLLKKLKLPNNAAGAKKTLHTGGNGNKRPGETYPNRPTGSQYSNMPQAKGLNAAQPNNRMANNGLMGLAALQGHGLQAQHQLGANFSTGFPTAGNHQAPLMVNLQGQGYQNQPSSMMTNSRGMNNPMANINNSSMLMNESRFMQPQVMYNRSPHIPPYTGYYYPCPYYQSLYYNHHPETGGGVGHGDHHPLSDECSSGCVVM